ATTAATTTATTTAGTTCTTGCTCCTTTATGATATTATCCTCCAATTATTTTTGAATGTCTCGTAAAGTTGGTCGAGCGGGTGGTGTTCTTTCGAGCGTTTGCTATTTGTATTTTCCTTGCAAAGCTTTCGCCCCTCCTCCTTGTATGATCGGACTCTGCACTATTCCTCCGCGTGCCACTCTTGTTCTCTCACCTTCAAGGTTGAGCGGCTAATCGACTGGTTGATTCTCCAGTGCTCCCTTATTGATATTTGGATAGAGACgagcctcccactgtggtctccaaatgTTGATAGGTAAAGATGACAAGGGTCCTGCACGTCCTAGCAACAATGACAACACATTTCTTATAATAGTATGAGATAGAGATTGCTTTCCATTATACTATGTCCTTCCTTTCATACGCTTTCCCCAAAATACCTCTTCTCATGACATTATGCCACATGTCATAGaagtctttttatttatctttattgtcATTTCTCCTAATATAACCTTCTACTTCTTATTAATTCCTTTCATATCCTTCATATTTCCATAAATATATCCTATTGGACTTGGGCCTTAGTTCTCAAGTCCCCATGTTACCTAATGGGTTTACCCTTTCTTTAGGGGCTCCATGGACCTACTAAGGGGTAGTTATTTTCATGTATTAACAGTATGCACGggggaaaagaagaagagagatgaGATGTCCAATATATTCAGATGAGGTCGGCTGGATCACTGTGCAAATGGTTGGTCTCTAGGTCACCAGCTCAACAAAAAAAAGGTCTTACTCTCAAAAAATAAATATTCCATAAATTTccaagtctcccaaaatatcacaTCTTGATGAGAGATTCCTACCATGCCTATTTTCATTAGAAAAATCGCCACAAATCTCTGAAAAGtacaaatcaatgactttcaattctcATGCGAATAATAGGGATGCCGgagtgactcttatgaaatcctaatccaataacataTAGTTCCAGAGAATTTAAATTCTTTAAAAAATATCTCTAATCAATAACATGAGATATTAGGAGACTCTACAAAAATCTATACGGACTAACAGTAATAGCCTGTTTGGATAGGAAAACAAAAGCTATTTTTCGACTTCTGTAAGTTGAAATTTCGAAAGTTAGGGTGGGAAGCGTATTATAGATGGACTTTTAAAAGTCGAAAAGTGCCTTTTTTACAGCCGAAATTTTTGGATTTCAACTTCTTCGAGAAGCTGCTTCGCCTTGTTAACCGTGTTCATATACTTTTTCCTTCCCTTTATCTTTTATTACTCTCCTCGGTATTAACTCTCACCAATTTTATTTCCTCAAAAGAGTTGTAAGAGAAGAACAACATGCTCTGAAACAATAACTAGGgtaatttatttttctctttttctcatcAATTACTATTCATGGTAAGATCGATGATGAAATTTTGTTATGAGATTGAATTGATTCGGTTTTATAATTTGTATCtttcaaaaataataaatcatctTTATCTAGTTAATCCTTATATAAGCATACATAACATGACATGGATGATGTACATCTGATTGTATGTATCTTTTATCGTTGTTAATATATGTTGGTtttcttatttcatttttttttgtttgataattTTTCTTTACTGATAGTGATTGATGTAGATATACAAAATTAGAAATCAACATTGGGGTTTAATCCTTATATAAGCATACATTACATGACATGGATGATGTACATCTGATTGTATGCATCTTTTATCGTTGTTAATATATGTTGGTtttcttatttcattttttttttgtttgataattTTTCTTTACTGATAGTGATTGATGTAGATCTACAAAAGTAGAAATCAACATTGGGGTTTAAGATCTAAAACCTCCTTAAAATCTCTGTCTCTACatattgttttctgatttttggttgCATTGGGGACTTGGATGTTAAAATTATTAGACGATGAAGTTTACATGTTTTACATTAATTAGGAGGTATTTAGGATATTGTTCTTCATTGTTTGTTAGAATAGTTATAGCTTCAAGTTCAAACCAAGCCACAATGCCTCCGTTCGAAGAAACTGGGATTTCGAAGGTGAAGGACCAAGTGATATTTGTGAAATTGTGACTTATGCCAACTTATATACTAGTGAGGCTTAAAGGAGACGACATGACATGGATTCTTACCTAGATGGGTTTCGTCTAGGCATGTCCATGTATTATCGTCTTCCATTATGAAAAATGTGTATTAATTTTCGTAACTTTAAACCATCCTAAACTACTACAAACGCAAAAGGATTATGCTTGGTATTTATAGGTtatataattttctttttaagGATTACTACCGTTGTTTAAGGATTCACCTACCAACCCTGTATGGCTGAACCCTGAACcataagaaaaaggaaaagtCGTTCTTTTACAGACGGAGGAACAAGAACAAACATAAATAACAATATTTTTACAATGATTATGTTGCCAAACTTACTTATTGATTTTGGTTATGTTTCCAAACTTACTTATTAATTTTTTTGCTTAAAAGTCATGCAATTGTCAAACTAACTTATCCACTTTTTAACTTCTGAGAAGTACAGAAACACTTCTTACTTCTACTTCTGTATCCAAACATGTTATAATTCTGGAAACTCTTCTGAAGTCATTTGAAATCTCAATCGGCTACCAATCATAAGTGTGTGATATTTATACCTTGGCCACTGActgtaaaaagaaaagaaagaaatgcataagagcatctccaagagatggtggatctatttatttttagtgacgcataggattttagactcccatttggcataaatccatctccaacaatATGGTCCTATAAATTAGGAGGGACCAATtattaaatatgaaggtgttcaagaaagtgttatctacacctccagttgcacctccacgtcatgtttttaaccaattttcttttaattctaagggTTAAAATTCTCATtgttggagatggttttttagatatgaggtcctatatttactctatgtgtagatcccataaataaaaggactaagagcaagtcttatggtggaatccatccatcttccacgccacctcagcacttggaactgtggatggaagcgcaagtgtaatggtggaatagtagaaacgctattcttaatggagctaaaaaaacgcaattaagaatgaagctaaaATATCGgaattaagaatgaagctttttttcagccgttagatttcaacaactcattttaaatctacggacaaaaaaaaaacacaactcttaattgcgtttttttagctccattcttaattgcgtttaacgctattcttattggcgttcagatggattccacgaacccttccacgaaaccgtggaaccttgcttggattttctgtggaagaccccaacttggaagccactagacttgacatttcatgatttttccacacttgaaatagtttggattccaccataagacttgctctaaataaaaaatccacgtgggattttttacaccttctgttggagatgctccaaTCGCACGCAGGTAAAGCCAATCAAAATTTAAAATGGCACCGACAGATGGGAGTGACCCTCAATAAGCAAATAACCTAACCTAATATGGCCGATTGAGCCGCGCACCCTCTGCTAAAGTATACCAATAGTAAAACGGATTCTTGTCGTGTTGAAATGTCAGGCGGCATAAATAAAAGGCAGCGTTTGGAAGTTTAGAAGATCTCTTGTTGCGATCTTAGAGAAGTGGAGCCGATAACAGAAATCAAGGTAGAAGGTATAAAGTCAGGGGAAATTGATGGCGGTTAAATCGATTTTCGATTCACCTGCCCTCAGAACTGAATTAGAAAAGGCCGGAATTAATACCAGCTTCATCCCTCAAATATGGAAGTAAGAAAAACACCACAACTCTCTCCTTTAGAAAATCTCTCTTTTATTCTTTATATGTCTAGCTAATTATCTGTGTAATGTGAATGTGCAGGTATgtaattaaaaaccctaattgtaAGTTTGATGAAATACCTTCGTTACCATCAGCTCTATACCCTCTACTTCAATCTAAGTTTAAAACCTCTACTTCAACTGTTGATACCGTTCTTGAATCTCTCGACAACGTCACTACCAAGCTTCTTGTAAAGCTGCAGGTTCTATATCCCTCTCTCTCACAAACTCGTTTTAAATTTCTCAATCAGGGTTTTGTGAGGTGTCATAAAAACCCTAAATCTGAATTCAAATGGCTTTTTAGTTAATTGGTTATTTAACTAATTGTAAGTAAATTGGATGTAATTGTAAGATAGTTATGAGTTGGTTATCTTTAAGTTCCGCCCTTTGTTGTCAGATAATCTCAGTACGAATATTCGGAGGATTAAGATTTAATACCCTTGAATGGTTAGACAATGCTCAAAATCATGTGTGTAGCCTTCGATTATTGACAACTAATTGCTCTGGAACTACTAAAGAGAAATGTCAATGGCATTCTCACACAAATAAAGATGCATATGTTTCACCACCAATACTGTGTTCATCTTTGTGTCTGTTCATGAATTTCACTAATCTGACAAAACTTATTCTTTCTTGTAGAATGGAGCTTTTGTAGAAGCTGTGATAATGAGATATGATTCTCGTTTGGGGATGTGCGGAGGAAAGCCACGCCCAGGTGGTGTAAGGGCAACCCTGTGTGTGTCATCCCAGGTTAGTGTCTGTTTATTCATGGACCCCTAATTGAGTTTGTCGGTTCACTCTAAAGAAAACGAAGTGACTCAAATGTTTGAATAAAACTCCATTCCTCTCTATTTTTTAAAAAGAAGTAAAAGTATAGAGTGGAAAATTGAGAACTTCGTCTAAACGCTAGAACACATAGAGATAAGTCCCACAAAGTCAAAATTCAAATTATATGAATAAAAGACATACGATTCTGCTATACCTTACATCCCCTTATATAGCTATAGCGCCTCCTAGGAGTTATTTATCTAGCTAATGCTCTGACAAATTCTGATATCTATGCTTTCCTTTTCTTGGGCTTAGATTAGCCCCCTTTTCAGCAGTACATCAGTAACCTAACTATGGCCAGTAGCCTGGTTCATGATGATAGTCTTCTAAGTCCTAAGTCAATTTTTCTCTCTATCACAGGTGGGATGCAAAATGGCTTGCACGTTTTGTGCAACCGGAAGCATGGGGTTTAAAAATCATTTATCATCAGGAGAAATAGTGGAACAATTGGTTCACGCTTCTCGTTTATGTGAAATAAGGAACATTGTTTTCATGGTATGTAACTTTCTTTACTTGgctctttctttttttaaattaCAACATATTGTTCTATAGTATTTTTCTTAGGGATTTGGAGCTGTTTATCCTAATTTTTCAGTAGACTTTACTAGTAAAAGAATCGCAAAAACATAGCGCAGACAGTGGTTAAAAAGCATATTTGTACAACGTGGGCTCGCTATCTGGGAACGGCTGGCACCAACTTTATATcaacatgaaaatattttcaTTTTAATCTCAGTCTATGTTAGCCTTATATCAACCTGGGGTAAGGGCTTAGGGGCAGGGCTCATAAAATCAGTTATCAAGCTCAGACTTAGGTAATATGATAATCAGTTCTCACTGGATCGACTAAATATTTACTCGTACTAGTGGGTTTTAATATCATGGGAACAAGACATGGATTATCTTTTTTTCCTTGGTCAAATGTTTAAACTGGTAACACTATGAAACTAGTTGAAAATGAGATTTGGGAGCAAGTGCAATTTTGTTAAAGACAAGGCAAGTTGTTACTTGTTATTATGAATGACTGCCTTTCCCAAAAAAATTAGTAGGGTGTAAGATCCTTGAACCTAAACTCAGTTTCATATTTTTGGTTGGTTTCTAGAGTGAGTTGAAACCTCTGCCCTTCCTTTACAATATTAATATAGTTTCTTTGGCAAAATTGTTTTCTTATTCATTTGCGTTActttataaaatataaaattcctaTGCAACATCCCCCGATTACTTATCAAGGCCTGATATATCTGTTGTGTGTGTGCTTGGTAATGTTGGTTTTGGCTTGTGGCCATGTGCTTCGTTCAGCTTTTTGTTTTGCTTGATTTCACCTTGTTGGTTATGGTGATTTAGAAAATTATGGGTAATTCATAACTGTTGGAGAGGTTTTGGTTGATCACTTGATCCTCTTGCTTTCAAGGCATGTAACCTTTTTGTCCACAAAAACTAATGGCTTTTGTTGATATGAAATGTTAACAGGGAATGGGTGAACCATTGAACAACTATACTAACGTGGTGGAAGCGGTTAGGAGCATGATTGGATACCCATTTCAGATATCACCAAGGAAAATTACTGTATCAACTGTAGGTACTACAAACTTAACTTAGTTCCATTCATTTTCCACTCTGATGTTACTAATTATTCCATGTTACTGGCTGGTGTGTCCTCCACTTTCATAATTTTAGCTCATAATTCCTTTTTATTTTTCGAAAAGTTCTGTTCATGTTTGGTAGACTGCAACTAGTTGCAAACGTTTAAATCCTATTTGTGCCATGCATAGGGTTTTGTTATGATGATATTGAGAGTTGAAGTGTTTTTTGTTAGCAGAAGACCTGATATGAATTTGTGTAGCCTCCAAAACGCTTGTTTAGCTGAGTAAAAGTCTTAAGTTTCTCACATTTTTATTTGGTACTTACCTAGAATAAGCAACCCAACAGTTCTTTTCTCTCTTGTTATTTTCTGCACACGGGTTATTTGAACTGCAGTTATCACACATGTTTCTTAGAATAACCACATTTTCTTCTCCCATATCCATAGAACGAGCGAACACTTTAGTGAAAGAAAAAGTGAAACACTTCAAAGAGGGAGTTAATAAATAGTAAATACTGTATTTGTGTTTTAATGCCAATTCTTCTGAAGTTTTTCGTTGCAAAATGTATAGCGTAATATCCCAATCTCAAACGAACCATTGTCAAACATACTGATACTTCATACTATGTTGCTTGAGGCTTGAGCATCTGAAAGTTGTAGGTAGTGTAACGATAGGCCTAATAGAAAGAAAACTAATACCATAACTTCCAAAATGGAGCCTCCATCTTTCTGGATATAATCTTGGATAATGAGAAGTGCCATTTATTTCAGTGGTCAAGTTCTGCTGCTGAAGTATTTAAAGGATGTTGCTAGTCAAAAACGTATAGACGTGAGATTCTTAATTCAGTAACTAGTTAAAACAGAGTTTATGTGTAATCACTGTGATTAATATTGTAGGTTGGGATAATTCCTGCTATCAAAAAGCTCCACGATGATCTACCGAGTGTAAACTTGGCAGTTTCACTACATGCACCGGATCAAAAACTTCGTTGTCAGATAATGCCCACAGCGGCAAGTTTTTCTTTGGATAAGCTCATGGATTCTCTACATGTCTTTCAACAGAAAAGGTATGGATCTGATACTCCAAAATTGTGGGTTGTGGAGCATAATCTGATTCATTTTCTTTGATTGTCAGTCAACAGAAAATATTCATCGAGTATATCATGCTCGAAGGGGTAAATGATGGCGAGC
This genomic stretch from Papaver somniferum cultivar HN1 chromosome 5, ASM357369v1, whole genome shotgun sequence harbors:
- the LOC113283493 gene encoding uncharacterized protein LOC113283493, producing the protein MAVKSIFDSPALRTELEKAGINTSFIPQIWKYVIKNPNCKFDEIPSLPSALYPLLQSKFKTSTSTVDTVLESLDNVTTKLLVKLQNGAFVEAVIMRYDSRLGMCGGKPRPGGVRATLCVSSQVGCKMACTFCATGSMGFKNHLSSGEIVEQLVHASRLCEIRNIVFMGMGEPLNNYTNVVEAVRSMIGYPFQISPRKITVSTVGIIPAIKKLHDDLPSVNLAVSLHAPDQKLRCQIMPTAASFSLDKLMDSLHVFQQKSQQKIFIEYIMLEGVNDGEQQAHDLAKLLEKFQVVINLIPFNPIGSLSKFSTSTDQGVVKFQQILRGTYNIRTTIRKQMGQDIMGACGQLVVSLPAKGSSSITDIEDLLIRV